The proteins below are encoded in one region of Hordeum vulgare subsp. vulgare chromosome 3H, MorexV3_pseudomolecules_assembly, whole genome shotgun sequence:
- the LOC123439290 gene encoding non-specific lipid-transfer protein 4.1-like: MARSAATQLVLVAMVAAMLLVAADAAISCGQVSSALRPCISYASGNGGILPPACCSGVKRLAGAAQSTADKQAVCKCIKSAAAGLNAGKAAGIPSKCGVSVPYSISTSVDCSKIH; this comes from the coding sequence ATGGCCCGTTCTGCAGCTACTCAGCTCGTGCTGGTCGCCATGGTGGCCGCTATGCTCCTCGTAGCCGCCGACGCAGCCATCTCCTGCGGTCAGGTGAGCTCTGCCTTGCGCCCCTGCATTTCCTATGCCAGCGGCAACGGCGGCATCCTGCCTCCGGCCTGCTGCAGCGGCGTCAAGAGATTGGCCGGCGCAGCGCAGAGCACCGCTGACAAGCAAGCGGTGTGCAAGTGCATCAAGAGCGCTGCCGCTGGGTTAAACGCTGGCAAGGCCGCCGGCATCCCCTCCAAGTGCGGCGTCAGCGTCCCCTACTCCATCAGCACTTCCGTCGACTGCTCTAAGATTCACTGA